The stretch of DNA CGCATCAATGGCCAGGTCAGCCACAATGCGACCAGGGTGAGCCGCCATCACCACCACCCGATTAGACAGGTAAACAGCTTCATAGATATTGTGGGTGACAAACAGCACCGTCCAGTGCTTCTGTTCCCACAGGTGTAGCACATCACTGTTGAGCCGCGCCCGAGTCATCTCATCAAGCGCCCCAAAAGGCTCATCCATCAGCAAAACGTTGGGCCGAGTCACCAGCGCCCGCGCAATCGACACCCGCATTTTCATGCCGCCCGAAAGCTGCCGGGGGTAGCTCCTCTCCGCCCCGCCCAGACTCACCAGATTGAGCGATTCTTGAATGTCGGCCCGGCAGCTTCTCAAAGACTTGCCCTTGAGCTTGAGCGGCAAGTGGACGTTATCCACCACCGTCGCCCAAGGCATCAGCGCCGCATCTTGAAAGACAAAAGCCAGATTGCGCTCCCCCGGCGACAGGCCCCACTCAATCCGCCCACTGCTGGGCTGCCCCAACCCCGCCACCAGCCGCAGCACCGTACTCTTACCACAGCCCGAAGGCCCCACTAGGCTGACAAACTGACCCGGCTCCACCGCGAGATCAAGCCCCTGCAACGCAACTGTGCCGTTGCCGTAGACTTTGCTGACTTGGTGGAGGGTGATGATGGGGGGCATGGGGCGGCGAGGGGTGGATGGGTAGGCGGGTTGATGGGGGGTGGGGGTTAGGGTGAAGGGGTTAGGGTGAAGGGTTTAAGGAGAAGGGAGTGGTTAGAGGGGTTCGAGTGTTTCTTACTATTCCTCGTTCCTAGGGCTCTGCCTGGGAATGCCAAACCGAGGTTCGGCCTCTCCTGCCTATGCCAAAACCCAGCAAAAACCTTACTCAAGAGAATCGAGACATAAGCTGCGGCTAGCAGGTGCAACAAAACCCAAAAGCAAGCGCCTCCCTATACCTTCCAGCAGGATTGGCTAAATTGCCGGGAACGCTTGGGGGCAACGAGACCCAAAAGCAAGCGCCTCCCTACACCCTAAACCTTAAACCCTTCACCCACCTACCCACCCATCTCCCCATGTACCCCCCTACGCCTGGTAATACTCTGTCCCCTTATTCACAAAATCCAGAGTATATGCCTGTCTAAAATCGGTGTCTGCCCCGAAGACTCCGGCTTCGGACATGGTGGTGAAGAACGACTCCCAGCGGGCGTCGGTCATGGCTCCAATGCCTTGTTGCTGGGCTTCGCCGGATAGAACAATGCCGTATTCCTGCATCTTTTCGATGCCGTAGGCGATTTGCTCGTCGGTCATCTCGGGGTTGGCCTGTTTGATCAGTTCATTGCCGGGGGCTGGGTCTTCGAAGTAGCTGTACCAGCCTTTGATCGAGGCGTCGACGAAGCGCTGCACTAGGTCGGGGTCTTGCTCGATCAGCTCGTTGCGGGTTTCGATGGTGCAGGCGTAGGGGTCGTAGCCGTAGTCGGCTAGCAAAAAGACTGCGGGCTCAAACCCGCCTTCTTTTTGAATGGCTAGGGGTTCGGAGCTGAGGTAGCCTTGCTGCGCTGAAGATTTTTCGGCCAGGAAGGGGCCAGGGTTGAAGTTATAGGGTCGCTTCATATCGTCAGTGAAGCCGTACCGGGCAGCTAGGAAGGGCCAGTAGGTAACGTTGGCGGCTGAGGAAATAAAGATCGGTCGGCCTTTCAGCTCAGCTAGATCTTGGGCACCGGGGTGTGCTGCCAGAATCTGGGGATCTTTTTGGAAGATGGCGGCTACAGTTCGCTTGGGAATGCCTTCTTCGACGGCTTTAACAGCGTCGGCAGTGTAGCCCATGAAGAAGTCAACTGCACCGCCCATCAGCAGCTGGGTGCCATTGACCTGGGGGCCGCCCATTTGAACGGTGACATCAAGGCCGTAGTCGTTGTAAATGCCGGTGGCAACGGCCTGGTAAAAGCCGCCATGTTCGGCCTGGGCATACCAGTTGGTGCCAAAGGTGACGGTCTGCAACGGCTGGTCTGCAGCGGTGCT from Pseudanabaena sp. FACHB-2040 encodes:
- a CDS encoding ABC transporter substrate-binding protein, which encodes MKSQVPSFNRRQFIRYGSLALGTGVLAACTGRSQTDQAPTAANSTAADQPLQTVTFGTNWYAQAEHGGFYQAVATGIYNDYGLDVTVQMGGPQVNGTQLLMGGAVDFFMGYTADAVKAVEEGIPKRTVAAIFQKDPQILAAHPGAQDLAELKGRPIFISSAANVTYWPFLAARYGFTDDMKRPYNFNPGPFLAEKSSAQQGYLSSEPLAIQKEGGFEPAVFLLADYGYDPYACTIETRNELIEQDPDLVQRFVDASIKGWYSYFEDPAPGNELIKQANPEMTDEQIAYGIEKMQEYGIVLSGEAQQQGIGAMTDARWESFFTTMSEAGVFGADTDFRQAYTLDFVNKGTEYYQA
- a CDS encoding ABC transporter ATP-binding protein, producing MPPIITLHQVSKVYGNGTVALQGLDLAVEPGQFVSLVGPSGCGKSTVLRLVAGLGQPSSGRIEWGLSPGERNLAFVFQDAALMPWATVVDNVHLPLKLKGKSLRSCRADIQESLNLVSLGGAERSYPRQLSGGMKMRVSIARALVTRPNVLLMDEPFGALDEMTRARLNSDVLHLWEQKHWTVLFVTHNIYEAVYLSNRVVVMAAHPGRIVADLAIDAPYPRSEDFRTSAQFNHYCREILRYLSSPERTVTVP